The following proteins come from a genomic window of Rutidosis leptorrhynchoides isolate AG116_Rl617_1_P2 chromosome 10, CSIRO_AGI_Rlap_v1, whole genome shotgun sequence:
- the LOC139872409 gene encoding long chain acyl-CoA synthetase 1-like isoform X2 codes for MDKQFAVIVKNGIKGVNGEPSVGPIYRNLLAKDDFPPLEFDLKSTWDVFRKSVERYPDNKMLGWRELVYGKWGPYKWKTYKTVHGEVLDVASALRASGIEPGCKVGIYGANCPQWIVAMEACNAQSYISVPLYDTLGPGAVNFILNHAEVDAVFVQDKKVKELLNPECTHTQRLKLIVCFTSMTKEEKEKAESMGIKAYEWSDFLHMGNKNPSELQTPKQSDICTIMYTSGTSGDPKGVILTHENAITNIRGVDLFMEQFEDKDINALREDLEELKPTFLAGVPRVLERIHEGILKGLEEVNPRRRKIFSILYNHKLKYMKAGYKHKYASRLADLLAFRKVKNRLGGRIRLIVSGGAPLSTEVEEFMRVTSCAFVVQGYGLTETCGLATLGFPDEICMIGTVGSPFVYTELRLEQVSDMGYDPLANPPRGEICVRGKTSFAGYYKNPELTNEVMKDGWFHTGDIGEMQPNGVLKIIDRKKHLIKLSQGEYIALEYLEKIYGITPILEDIWVYGDSFKSSLVAVGVPNKENSEKWAHQKGLKISYSELCTLTQFRDYILSELESTAERNKLRGFEHIKAIIVEPRTFEGEKDLLTATMKKRRDKLLNRYKEGIDNLYKNMAANKR; via the exons ATGGATAAACAGTTTGCAGTTATAGTAAAAAATGGAATAAAAGGTGTTAACGGTGAGCCATCTGTTGGTCCAATTTATCGGAATCTTCTTGCAAAAGATGATTTCCCACCTCTTGAATTTGACTTAAAAAGTACTTGGGATGTCTTTAG AAAGTCAGTTGAAAGATATCCTGACAACAAGATGTTAGGATGGCGTGAGCTTGTTTATGGCAAA TGGGGGCCATATAAATGGAAAACTTATAAGACTGTACATGGTGAAGTTTTGGATGTTGCCTCAGCCTTGAGGGCTTCTGGAATAGAACCT GGCTGTAAAGTGGGAATCTATGGAGCAAATTGTCCTCAATGGATTGTTGCAATGGAA GCTTGCAATGCTCAGAGCTACATTTCTGTGCCCTTATATGATACCCTTG GACCAGGAGCAGTAAACTTTATATTAAACCATGCTGAAGTAGATGCTGTATTTGTTCAAGATAAAAAAGTTAAAGAA TTATTGAATCCAGAATGCACACATACTCAACGATTAAAGT TGATTGTTTGCTTCACTTCAATGACCAAAGAGGAAAAGGAAAAAGCAGAGTCCATGGGGATAAAAGCATACGAATGGAGCGATTTCCTTCATATG GGGAATAAAAATCCATCAGAACTGCAGACTCCTAAACAAAGTGATATATGTACAATTATGTACACTAGTGGCACTAGTGGAGATCCAAAAGGTGTTATCTTGACTCATGAAAATGCAATAACAAACATAAGAGGGGTTGATCTTTTCATGGAACAATTTGAGGACAAG gatatcaatGCATTAAGGGAGGATTTAGAAGAGTTAAAGCCTACTTTTTTGGCTGGAGTACCTCGAGTTTTGGAAAGGATCCACGAAG GTATTCTTAAAGGACTAGAAGAAGTTAATCCAAGGAGGAGGAAAATATTCAGCATTCTATACAATCA CAAACTTAAGTATATGAAAGCAGGATACAAGCATAAATATGCGTCAAGGCTTGCTGATCTGCTTGCTTTTAGAAAG GTTAAGAATAGGCTGGGTGGTCGAATTCGCCTAATAGTATCTGGAGGAGCTCCATTAAGCACTGAAGTTGAAGAGTTCATGAGGGTTACATCATGTGCTTTTGTGGTGCAAGGATACG GGTTGACGGAAACGTGTGGTTTGGCAACTTTAGGATTTCCAGATGAGATATGCATGATTGGAACAGTTGGTTCCCCCTTTGTATATACAGAATTACGCCTAGAACAAGTTTCGGACATGGGTTATGACCCACTGGCTAATCCACCGCGTGGTGAAATATGTGTTAGAGGAAAAACATCTTTCGCAGGTTACTACAAGAATCCAGAActcactaatgaagttatgaaaGATGGGTGGTTTCATACAG GTGACATTGGGGAGATGCAACCAAACGGGGTATTGAAAATCATCGACAGGAAGAAACATCTAATAAAACTGTCACAAGGAGAGTATATCGCGCTAGAATATCTAGAAAAAATTTACGGGATCACTCCAATTCTTGAAGAT ATTTGGGTATACGGCGATAGCTTCAAGTCATCATTGGTCGCTGTAGGTGTACCAAACAAAGAAAACTCGGAAAAGTGGGCCCATCAAAAGGGGCTTAAAATTTCTTACTCTGAGCTGTGCACACTAACACAGTTCAGAGATTATATCCTATCTGAACTTGAATCTACCGCAGAGAGAAACAAG CTAAGAGGATTTGAGCATATAAAGGCTATAATTGTGGAACCACGAACGTTTGAAGGAGAAAAGGATTTGTTGACTGCAACTATGAAGAAACGTAGAGATAAACTACTTAATCGTTACAAG GAGGGAATCGACAACCTTTACAAGAACATGGCTGCAAACAAACGCTGA
- the LOC139872409 gene encoding long chain acyl-CoA synthetase 1-like isoform X1 translates to MDKQFAVIVKNGIKGVNGEPSVGPIYRNLLAKDDFPPLEFDLKSTWDVFRKSVERYPDNKMLGWRELVYGKWGPYKWKTYKTVHGEVLDVASALRASGIEPGCKVGIYGANCPQWIVAMEACNAQSYISVPLYDTLGPGAVNFILNHAEVDAVFVQDKKVKELLNPECTHTQRLKLIVCFTSMTKEEKEKAESMGIKAYEWSDFLHMGNKNPSELQTPKQSDICTIMYTSGTSGDPKGVILTHENAITNIRGVDLFMEQFEDKMTVDDVYISFLPLAHILDRMIEEYFFRKGASVGFYHGDINALREDLEELKPTFLAGVPRVLERIHEGILKGLEEVNPRRRKIFSILYNHKLKYMKAGYKHKYASRLADLLAFRKVKNRLGGRIRLIVSGGAPLSTEVEEFMRVTSCAFVVQGYGLTETCGLATLGFPDEICMIGTVGSPFVYTELRLEQVSDMGYDPLANPPRGEICVRGKTSFAGYYKNPELTNEVMKDGWFHTGDIGEMQPNGVLKIIDRKKHLIKLSQGEYIALEYLEKIYGITPILEDIWVYGDSFKSSLVAVGVPNKENSEKWAHQKGLKISYSELCTLTQFRDYILSELESTAERNKLRGFEHIKAIIVEPRTFEGEKDLLTATMKKRRDKLLNRYKEGIDNLYKNMAANKR, encoded by the exons ATGGATAAACAGTTTGCAGTTATAGTAAAAAATGGAATAAAAGGTGTTAACGGTGAGCCATCTGTTGGTCCAATTTATCGGAATCTTCTTGCAAAAGATGATTTCCCACCTCTTGAATTTGACTTAAAAAGTACTTGGGATGTCTTTAG AAAGTCAGTTGAAAGATATCCTGACAACAAGATGTTAGGATGGCGTGAGCTTGTTTATGGCAAA TGGGGGCCATATAAATGGAAAACTTATAAGACTGTACATGGTGAAGTTTTGGATGTTGCCTCAGCCTTGAGGGCTTCTGGAATAGAACCT GGCTGTAAAGTGGGAATCTATGGAGCAAATTGTCCTCAATGGATTGTTGCAATGGAA GCTTGCAATGCTCAGAGCTACATTTCTGTGCCCTTATATGATACCCTTG GACCAGGAGCAGTAAACTTTATATTAAACCATGCTGAAGTAGATGCTGTATTTGTTCAAGATAAAAAAGTTAAAGAA TTATTGAATCCAGAATGCACACATACTCAACGATTAAAGT TGATTGTTTGCTTCACTTCAATGACCAAAGAGGAAAAGGAAAAAGCAGAGTCCATGGGGATAAAAGCATACGAATGGAGCGATTTCCTTCATATG GGGAATAAAAATCCATCAGAACTGCAGACTCCTAAACAAAGTGATATATGTACAATTATGTACACTAGTGGCACTAGTGGAGATCCAAAAGGTGTTATCTTGACTCATGAAAATGCAATAACAAACATAAGAGGGGTTGATCTTTTCATGGAACAATTTGAGGACAAG ATGACTGTGGATGACGTTTATATATCGTTCTTGCCTCTTGCACACATTCTTGATCGTATGATCGAAGAATACTTTTTCCGTAAAGGTGCTTCAGTTGGCTTCTATCACGGG gatatcaatGCATTAAGGGAGGATTTAGAAGAGTTAAAGCCTACTTTTTTGGCTGGAGTACCTCGAGTTTTGGAAAGGATCCACGAAG GTATTCTTAAAGGACTAGAAGAAGTTAATCCAAGGAGGAGGAAAATATTCAGCATTCTATACAATCA CAAACTTAAGTATATGAAAGCAGGATACAAGCATAAATATGCGTCAAGGCTTGCTGATCTGCTTGCTTTTAGAAAG GTTAAGAATAGGCTGGGTGGTCGAATTCGCCTAATAGTATCTGGAGGAGCTCCATTAAGCACTGAAGTTGAAGAGTTCATGAGGGTTACATCATGTGCTTTTGTGGTGCAAGGATACG GGTTGACGGAAACGTGTGGTTTGGCAACTTTAGGATTTCCAGATGAGATATGCATGATTGGAACAGTTGGTTCCCCCTTTGTATATACAGAATTACGCCTAGAACAAGTTTCGGACATGGGTTATGACCCACTGGCTAATCCACCGCGTGGTGAAATATGTGTTAGAGGAAAAACATCTTTCGCAGGTTACTACAAGAATCCAGAActcactaatgaagttatgaaaGATGGGTGGTTTCATACAG GTGACATTGGGGAGATGCAACCAAACGGGGTATTGAAAATCATCGACAGGAAGAAACATCTAATAAAACTGTCACAAGGAGAGTATATCGCGCTAGAATATCTAGAAAAAATTTACGGGATCACTCCAATTCTTGAAGAT ATTTGGGTATACGGCGATAGCTTCAAGTCATCATTGGTCGCTGTAGGTGTACCAAACAAAGAAAACTCGGAAAAGTGGGCCCATCAAAAGGGGCTTAAAATTTCTTACTCTGAGCTGTGCACACTAACACAGTTCAGAGATTATATCCTATCTGAACTTGAATCTACCGCAGAGAGAAACAAG CTAAGAGGATTTGAGCATATAAAGGCTATAATTGTGGAACCACGAACGTTTGAAGGAGAAAAGGATTTGTTGACTGCAACTATGAAGAAACGTAGAGATAAACTACTTAATCGTTACAAG GAGGGAATCGACAACCTTTACAAGAACATGGCTGCAAACAAACGCTGA